Proteins encoded together in one Coffea arabica cultivar ET-39 chromosome 2c, Coffea Arabica ET-39 HiFi, whole genome shotgun sequence window:
- the LOC113726164 gene encoding protein LIGHT-DEPENDENT SHORT HYPOCOTYLS 10-like: protein MSSSTTIISAERPRDPIEGSSRSTGENHQQQPQTTTTLSRYESQKRRDWNTFGQYLKNQRPPVSLSQCNCNHVLEFLRYLDQFGKTKVHLHGCVFFGQPDPPAPCTCPLRQAWGSLDALIGRLRAAYEENGGSPETNPFGNGAIRVYLREVKECQAKARGIPYKKKKKKKNPIKLHEDHHQLKHFKQST, encoded by the coding sequence ATGAGTTCTTCAACAACAATTATCTCGGCTGAGAGGCCTAGAGATCCTATCGAAGGATCCTCGCGATCCACCGGTGAAAACCACCAGCAGCAGCCCCAGACCACGACCACCTTAAGTCGATATGAATCTCAAAAACGTAGAGACTGGAACACCTTCGGCCAGTACCTAAAAAATCAGAGGCCTCCAGTCTCTTTATCTCAGTGCAACTGCAACCATGTTCTTGAGTTTCTTCGATACCTCGATCAGTTCGGAAAAACTAAGGTTCATTTACATGGTTGTGTATTCTTTGGACAGCCTGATCCTCCTGCTCCTTGTACTTGTCCTCTCAGGCAAGCCTGGGGAAGCTTGGATGCCCTGATTGGAAGGCTTAGAGCTGCATATGAAGAAAACGGAGGATCCCCCGAGACGAATCCTTTCGGTAATGGAGCTATTCGGGTTTATTTACGCGAGGTTAAGGAGTGCCAAGCTAAGGCGAGAGGGATTCcttacaagaagaaaaagaagaagaagaatccaATCAAGCTGCATGAGGATCATCATCAACTCAAGCATTTCAAGCAGTCCACTTGA